In Streptomyces alboniger, the following are encoded in one genomic region:
- a CDS encoding polymorphic toxin-type HINT domain-containing protein, translating to MVGTLLQAATTSTATADSGGRPGLPAAEKPVKGRDGARAEPRRTDHGPTTPARKPKAAWPRPGSAVVTVPDAAPKAAGAPKRAKGLPLSVGAPKAAAARSAGRSATKPRSAARGGVDARVLSRKAAERAGVNGLLFTLESGGGKADKAGTVQTKVDYSSFAEAFGGGYASRLTLVELPSCALEAPSKDKCRTGKPVRTVNDTEKQTLTANAVTLRASGPTVLAAVAEEGGKNSDYKATSLSPSAQWDTDLRTGDFSWSYDMPVPEVPGDLKPNVGLSYSSGSMDGRTGNTNNQASWVGDGFDLWPGYIERRYKGCADDGQKNADGNKPGDQCWDYDNAFITFNGKGGELVPVGDDEFKFQQDDGSRIKKLSSTSRGNGDNDGEYWRLTNPDGVRYYFGYNRLPGWKDGKATTDSAWTVPVFGNDSSEPCHKDSFAESWCQQAWRWNLDYVVDPRGNAIAYYYDEEKNSYGRNLKAEDDTPYTRGGSLEHIEYGLKSSSMYGDKPLAKVDFTTAERCIVDSKTDCKDIEKDAFYWYDTPWDLNCKAGSKCDKGRLAPSFFTRKRLTGVTTQVLKGDAYSKVDSWKLRHRWGKADVDYQLLLGSIERTGHTAEPAVTLPRTTFSYTQLENRLDKIGDGYAPFIKDRLATVADESGGQIDVDYSAPACKWDALPTPHSNTTRCFPQYIGGDSGDDPEKQWFNKYVVTSTTTTDRTGGAPDAVTTYDYLGDAAWHYDDDDGLTKKRFKTWSQWRGYGHVRVKTGGQGGGDALKTQEDSYFLRGMDGDRKEPSGGTKSVDVALGDDEGEPITDHESAAGVEYKTVTYSGPGGKALSKTVNRPWRHQTAKKVRDWGTVTANLTGVSHSKSWTSLDDGAGKDWRTTSVATEYDTAAGRPVQVDDRGDSTTASDNQCTRTTYATNTDKNILMLPSRVETVTGACADTPDRAKDVVSDVRTAYEGGAYGEAPTKGDATATATLKKHDGSKATYLESGATFDDYGRQLTATDLTADVTVTGNGDPVRSVRKDGRTTTTSYSPATGFAAKVTETTPPAKAADPDSAQTSVTELEPLRGQSQATVDTNGKRTELSYDALGRSSKVWLPDRRTSQTPSYEFTYFVDEGKPVAVRTQTLNNNGGQVPSYTIYDGFLRERQTQAVGPDGGRVLSDTFYDERGLTAKTFAPYYTEGNPNRDLFKPEDALSVESQTRTTYDGLGRPVQLRQIAGNGDGGKVLATTRTIYGGDRTTIIPPEGDTATTTLTDARDRTTELRQHHTRSGTADYDTTKYAYTPRGELAKVTDPAGNSWSYDYDQMGRQTSTDDPDKGKTTTTYDDRGQVTKTEDARKTVLSHIYDNLGRKTELREGSPTGELRAKWVYDTLGGAKGQLAESTRYVDGAAYTSKVTMLDSLYRPMKSAVVIPEKEGALAGTYQTGTQYLPSGLVGGVSYSKAGSLPGGSYNTTYDKETLRPLSVLGDGFKADTSYSLTGKPLQYTLGASGGKKIWATNTYEWGTQRLATSRVDREDQPGVDQHDTYRYDEAGNVLSVSDVSRTGTDTQCFNYDYLRRITEAWAQGDKTCGTTPAGDKIGGPAPYWHSYTYDKAGNRLTETLHDTSGATGDKAKDTERTYEYPKPGTAQPHTLTSVTTQQPGGTATKDSYGYDATGNTTARTLRGDTQKLTWDAEGHLAEVTEPDASGNSKAKTKAKVKTKASKTTEYLYDTDGNRLIARTPTETTLYLGHTEVTLPKGASKAKATRYTPLGGGHEAVTADDGTVTFTTADHQGTGQLSVAAADLKLNQRRTLPFGGPRGEQPKAWPGTKTFVGGTDDTTSTGLIHLGAREYDPTTGRFISVDPLMDLTDPQQMNGYAYGNNSPLVYSDATGMFSMSGVIGLMRSAKKLYNKAVSYYRSQRSDSNASPSFGGGGGRNIGGGYWGGSGSASNALYTGGGGGRMTQTEFGLPFNPIPFPKPPTPKQFFSDLTDLVTPDVDAAKGCWDEPGANWDCGSTAAEVFPFGKIFKAPAKALAKALKKAKRAEGSAGRAGKGVSRGCKCFLAGTDVLMADGSTKNIEKVELGDKVLATDPETGETSEREVTATIVTDDDKQFTELTISTPDGPEKLTATYEHPFWSVNQKAWVEAGDLKPGATLRTDDGRTVTVAATRQYGDHQRTYNLTIAGLHTYYVLAGETPVLVHNSNCSIDVDFASQSGAKIDPSDKRGQYSMAGRALQKHAGRNGNPNGWPTPSGRQNPGTWNATGQDMLDEILTHPGAAETRGRGRIGGQWQDVVDIRLPNGLGARFTPGGSFSGFLD from the coding sequence ATGGTGGGCACGCTGCTACAAGCAGCCACCACTTCCACGGCGACCGCTGACAGCGGCGGACGCCCCGGTCTTCCCGCGGCGGAGAAGCCTGTCAAGGGCCGCGACGGTGCCCGGGCCGAACCGCGCAGGACAGACCACGGGCCGACGACGCCCGCACGGAAGCCGAAGGCCGCCTGGCCGCGCCCCGGCTCCGCCGTGGTGACCGTCCCGGATGCCGCACCGAAGGCCGCCGGCGCACCGAAGCGGGCCAAGGGCCTGCCGCTGTCCGTCGGCGCTCCGAAGGCTGCTGCTGCCCGCTCCGCCGGCCGTAGCGCCACCAAGCCCCGTTCCGCCGCGCGTGGCGGGGTCGATGCCCGGGTGCTGAGCCGGAAGGCAGCCGAACGCGCAGGTGTGAACGGCCTGTTGTTCACCCTCGAATCCGGGGGAGGCAAGGCCGACAAGGCCGGCACCGTCCAGACGAAGGTCGACTACTCCAGCTTCGCCGAGGCCTTCGGCGGCGGTTATGCCTCCCGCCTCACCCTGGTCGAGTTGCCCAGCTGCGCCCTCGAAGCGCCCTCGAAGGACAAGTGCCGCACCGGTAAGCCGGTCCGCACGGTCAACGACACCGAGAAGCAGACCCTGACCGCGAACGCGGTCACCCTGCGCGCCTCCGGCCCGACCGTGCTGGCAGCGGTCGCCGAGGAGGGCGGGAAGAACAGTGACTACAAGGCGACCTCGCTGTCCCCGTCGGCGCAGTGGGACACGGATCTGCGTACCGGTGACTTCTCCTGGTCGTACGACATGCCGGTACCGGAAGTACCGGGCGATCTGAAGCCGAACGTGGGCCTGTCGTACTCCTCGGGCTCGATGGACGGACGCACCGGCAACACGAACAACCAGGCTTCCTGGGTCGGTGACGGGTTCGATCTGTGGCCCGGCTACATCGAGCGCCGCTACAAGGGGTGCGCCGATGACGGGCAGAAGAACGCGGACGGCAACAAGCCCGGTGACCAGTGCTGGGACTACGACAACGCGTTCATCACGTTCAACGGCAAGGGCGGCGAGCTCGTCCCGGTCGGGGATGACGAGTTCAAGTTCCAGCAGGACGACGGCAGCCGCATCAAGAAGCTCTCGTCCACCAGCCGCGGCAACGGGGACAACGACGGTGAGTACTGGCGTCTGACCAACCCGGACGGTGTGCGGTACTACTTCGGCTACAACCGTCTGCCGGGATGGAAGGACGGCAAGGCCACCACCGACTCGGCGTGGACGGTGCCGGTCTTCGGCAACGACAGCAGCGAGCCCTGCCACAAGGACTCTTTCGCCGAGTCCTGGTGTCAGCAGGCATGGCGCTGGAACCTCGACTACGTCGTCGACCCGCGTGGCAATGCCATCGCCTACTACTACGACGAGGAGAAGAACTCCTACGGTCGCAACCTCAAGGCCGAGGACGACACTCCCTACACGCGCGGCGGCTCCCTGGAGCACATCGAGTACGGCCTGAAGTCCTCCTCCATGTACGGCGACAAGCCGCTGGCCAAGGTCGACTTCACCACGGCGGAGCGGTGCATCGTCGACAGCAAGACGGACTGCAAGGACATCGAGAAGGACGCCTTCTACTGGTACGACACGCCGTGGGACCTGAACTGCAAGGCGGGCAGCAAGTGCGACAAGGGCCGCCTGGCCCCGTCCTTCTTCACCCGTAAACGACTGACGGGTGTGACCACCCAGGTCCTCAAGGGCGACGCCTACAGCAAGGTCGACTCCTGGAAGCTGCGTCACCGCTGGGGCAAGGCCGATGTCGACTACCAGCTGCTGCTCGGTTCCATCGAGCGCACGGGCCACACCGCCGAGCCCGCCGTGACGCTGCCGCGGACCACTTTCTCCTACACCCAGCTCGAAAATCGCCTGGACAAGATCGGCGACGGATACGCCCCGTTCATCAAGGACCGTCTGGCTACGGTCGCTGACGAGTCCGGTGGCCAGATCGACGTCGATTACTCGGCCCCGGCGTGCAAGTGGGACGCGCTGCCCACTCCGCACTCCAACACCACCCGCTGTTTTCCCCAGTACATCGGCGGGGACTCGGGGGACGACCCCGAGAAGCAGTGGTTCAACAAGTACGTGGTCACTTCCACGACCACTACCGACCGCACCGGCGGCGCACCGGACGCCGTCACGACGTACGACTACCTGGGTGACGCGGCCTGGCACTACGACGATGACGACGGCCTGACGAAGAAGAGGTTCAAGACCTGGTCCCAGTGGCGCGGCTACGGCCACGTCCGTGTGAAGACGGGTGGCCAGGGCGGCGGCGACGCGCTGAAGACGCAGGAGGACTCCTACTTCCTGCGTGGCATGGACGGCGACCGCAAGGAACCCTCCGGCGGCACCAAGTCCGTCGACGTCGCGCTCGGCGACGACGAGGGCGAGCCGATCACCGACCACGAGTCCGCAGCCGGTGTCGAGTACAAGACCGTCACCTACTCCGGCCCGGGCGGCAAGGCGCTGTCCAAGACGGTGAACCGCCCCTGGCGCCACCAGACGGCGAAGAAGGTGCGTGACTGGGGCACGGTGACCGCCAACCTCACCGGTGTCTCCCACTCCAAGAGCTGGACCTCGCTGGACGACGGCGCGGGCAAGGACTGGCGCACCACGTCCGTTGCGACGGAGTACGACACCGCCGCGGGCCGCCCCGTGCAGGTCGACGACCGTGGTGACAGCACCACGGCTTCCGACAACCAGTGCACCCGCACCACGTATGCCACCAACACCGACAAGAACATCCTGATGCTGCCGTCGCGCGTGGAGACGGTCACGGGCGCGTGCGCCGACACACCGGACCGCGCCAAGGACGTCGTCTCCGATGTGCGGACCGCCTACGAGGGCGGTGCGTATGGTGAGGCTCCCACCAAGGGTGATGCCACGGCGACCGCCACGTTGAAGAAGCACGACGGCTCCAAGGCCACCTATCTGGAGTCCGGCGCGACGTTCGACGACTACGGCCGTCAGCTGACGGCTACCGACCTGACCGCTGATGTCACCGTCACCGGCAACGGCGACCCTGTCCGTAGTGTGCGCAAGGACGGCCGTACCACCACGACGAGCTACAGCCCGGCCACCGGCTTCGCGGCCAAGGTCACCGAGACGACGCCCCCGGCGAAGGCCGCCGATCCCGACTCGGCGCAGACTTCGGTCACCGAACTGGAGCCGCTGCGTGGCCAGTCGCAGGCCACGGTGGACACCAACGGCAAGCGCACCGAGCTGAGCTACGACGCGCTCGGCCGCTCGTCCAAGGTGTGGCTGCCCGACCGCCGCACCAGCCAGACCCCGAGCTACGAGTTCACGTACTTCGTCGACGAAGGCAAGCCGGTCGCGGTCCGTACCCAGACCCTGAACAACAACGGCGGCCAGGTCCCCTCGTACACGATCTACGACGGCTTCCTGCGCGAGCGCCAGACCCAGGCGGTCGGCCCGGACGGCGGCCGCGTCCTCTCCGACACCTTCTACGACGAACGCGGCCTGACCGCCAAGACGTTCGCCCCCTACTACACCGAGGGCAACCCGAACCGCGACCTGTTCAAGCCGGAAGACGCGCTGAGCGTCGAGTCCCAGACCCGCACCACCTACGACGGCCTGGGCCGCCCGGTCCAGCTGCGTCAGATCGCCGGCAACGGCGACGGCGGCAAGGTCCTGGCCACCACCAGGACCATCTACGGCGGCGATCGCACCACGATCATCCCGCCCGAAGGTGACACAGCCACCACCACACTCACCGACGCACGTGACCGCACCACAGAACTGCGCCAACACCACACGCGCAGCGGCACCGCGGATTACGACACCACGAAGTACGCGTACACGCCGCGCGGTGAACTGGCGAAGGTGACGGATCCGGCCGGCAACTCCTGGTCGTACGACTATGACCAGATGGGCCGTCAGACGAGCACCGACGACCCGGACAAGGGCAAGACGACCACCACGTACGACGACCGCGGCCAGGTCACCAAGACCGAAGACGCCCGCAAGACCGTCCTGTCCCACATCTACGACAACCTCGGCCGCAAGACCGAGCTCCGTGAGGGCAGCCCCACCGGGGAACTGCGCGCGAAGTGGGTCTACGACACCCTCGGCGGAGCCAAGGGCCAGCTGGCCGAGTCCACGCGCTACGTGGACGGGGCCGCGTACACGTCCAAGGTCACCATGCTCGACTCCCTCTACCGGCCGATGAAGTCCGCCGTGGTGATCCCCGAGAAGGAAGGCGCGCTGGCCGGCACGTACCAGACCGGCACCCAGTACCTGCCCTCCGGCCTCGTCGGAGGCGTGAGCTACTCCAAGGCGGGCTCCCTGCCCGGCGGCAGCTACAACACCACCTATGACAAGGAGACCCTGCGCCCCCTGTCCGTCCTGGGCGACGGCTTCAAGGCCGACACCAGCTACTCGTTGACGGGCAAACCGCTCCAGTACACGCTCGGTGCCTCGGGTGGGAAGAAGATCTGGGCCACCAACACCTACGAGTGGGGCACCCAGCGCCTGGCCACCTCCCGCGTCGACCGCGAGGACCAGCCGGGCGTCGACCAGCACGACACCTACCGCTACGACGAGGCGGGCAACGTCCTGTCCGTCTCGGACGTCTCGCGCACCGGTACCGACACCCAGTGCTTCAACTACGACTACCTGCGCCGTATCACGGAGGCGTGGGCCCAGGGCGACAAGACCTGTGGCACCACCCCGGCCGGTGACAAGATCGGCGGCCCGGCCCCGTACTGGCACTCCTACACCTACGACAAGGCAGGCAACCGCCTCACCGAAACCCTCCACGACACCAGCGGCGCCACCGGCGACAAGGCCAAGGACACCGAGCGCACCTACGAGTACCCCAAGCCGGGTACCGCGCAGCCGCACACTCTGACCTCGGTCACCACTCAGCAGCCCGGTGGAACCGCCACCAAGGACTCCTACGGCTACGACGCGACCGGGAACACCACAGCCCGCACCCTGCGCGGGGACACCCAGAAGCTGACCTGGGACGCCGAGGGCCACCTGGCCGAAGTCACCGAACCGGACGCCAGTGGCAACAGCAAGGCCAAGACCAAGGCCAAGGTCAAGACCAAGGCCAGCAAGACCACGGAGTACCTCTACGACACCGACGGCAACCGCCTGATCGCCCGCACTCCGACGGAGACCACCCTCTACCTCGGCCACACCGAAGTCACCCTCCCCAAGGGCGCCTCGAAGGCCAAGGCCACCCGCTACACCCCTCTGGGAGGCGGACACGAGGCCGTCACCGCTGACGACGGCACGGTCACCTTCACCACCGCCGATCACCAGGGCACCGGCCAGCTCTCCGTCGCCGCAGCGGACCTGAAGCTCAACCAGCGCCGCACGCTGCCCTTCGGTGGCCCGCGCGGCGAGCAGCCCAAGGCCTGGCCCGGCACGAAGACGTTCGTCGGCGGCACCGACGACACGACCTCCACCGGCCTGATCCACCTCGGAGCCCGCGAGTACGACCCCACCACCGGCCGCTTCATCTCCGTCGACCCACTCATGGACCTGACGGATCCGCAGCAGATGAACGGCTACGCCTACGGCAACAACAGTCCGCTGGTGTACTCCGACGCAACGGGCATGTTCTCGATGTCCGGCGTGATCGGTCTGATGCGGTCGGCGAAGAAGCTCTACAACAAGGCCGTCTCCTACTATCGCTCCCAGCGCTCGGACAGCAACGCCAGCCCCAGCTTCGGCGGGGGCGGCGGCAGAAACATCGGCGGAGGCTACTGGGGCGGCAGCGGGTCCGCCAGCAACGCCCTGTACACCGGCGGCGGTGGCGGCCGGATGACCCAGACGGAGTTCGGGCTCCCCTTCAATCCGATCCCCTTCCCCAAACCGCCCACGCCGAAGCAGTTCTTCAGCGACCTGACGGATCTGGTCACTCCTGACGTCGATGCGGCAAAGGGATGCTGGGACGAGCCCGGAGCCAACTGGGACTGTGGCTCTACCGCCGCGGAGGTTTTCCCGTTCGGCAAGATATTCAAGGCGCCGGCCAAGGCCTTGGCGAAGGCGCTCAAGAAGGCGAAGAGGGCAGAGGGATCAGCAGGGAGAGCCGGTAAGGGCGTATCCCGCGGCTGCAAGTGCTTCCTGGCCGGCACCGACGTCCTGATGGCCGACGGTTCGACCAAGAACATCGAGAAGGTCGAACTCGGCGACAAGGTCCTGGCGACCGACCCGGAGACCGGCGAGACCAGCGAACGCGAAGTCACCGCGACTATCGTCACCGACGACGACAAGCAGTTCACCGAACTCACCATCTCCACCCCTGACGGCCCTGAAAAACTGACCGCCACCTACGAGCACCCCTTCTGGTCGGTCAACCAGAAGGCCTGGGTCGAGGCCGGAGACCTCAAGCCGGGCGCGACCCTGCGCACGGACGACGGCCGCACGGTCACCGTGGCCGCCACTCGCCAGTACGGGGACCACCAGCGCACCTATAACCTCACCATTGCGGGGCTGCATACGTACTATGTGCTGGCGGGGGAGACGCCGGTCCTCGTTCACAACAGCAACTGCTCGATCGATGTTGATTTCGCATCGCAGTCGGGGGCCAAGATCGACCCTTCGGACAAGCGCGGCCAATACAGCATGGCTGGGCGGGCGCTCCAGAAGCATGCAGGGCGCAACGGGAACCCGAATGGATGGCCAACGCCGTCCGGGAGGCAGAACCCCGGCACATGGAACGCAACTGGCCAGGACATGCTGGATGAGATCCTCACTCATCCGGGCGCGGCGGAGACGCGCGGGCGAGGGCGAATTGGAGGACAGTGGCAAGACGTCGTCGATATTCGCCTGCCGAACGGTCTTGGGGCACGCTTCACCCCAGGCGGCAGCTTCTCCGGATTCTTGGACTGA